Proteins from a genomic interval of Euleptes europaea isolate rEulEur1 chromosome 18, rEulEur1.hap1, whole genome shotgun sequence:
- the CBX1 gene encoding chromobox protein homolog 1, which produces MASTMGKKQNKKKVEEVLEEEEEEYVVEKVLDRRVIKGKVEYLLKWKGFSDEDNTWEPEENLDCPDLIAEFLQSQKMAHESDKSEGSKRKADSDSEDRGEESRPKKKKEEADKPRGFARGFEPERIIGATDSSGELMFLMKWKNSDEADLVPAKEANIKCPQVVISFYEERLTWHSYPSEDDDKKDDKN; this is translated from the exons atggcaagcacaatGGGAAAAAAGCAGAACAAGAAAAAAGTGGAAGAGGtcctagaagaagaggaggaagagtatGTGGTGGAGAAGGTCCTTGACAGGCGGGTCATCAAAGGCAAAGTCGAGTACCTGCTCAAGTGGAAGGGCTTCTCAGA TGAAGATAACACGTGGGAGCCGGAGGAGAACCTCGACTGCCCTGACCTCATTGCGGAGTTCCTGCAGTCCCAGAAAATGGCACATGAGAGTGACAAGTCGGAAGGAAGCAAGCGCAAGGCGGACTCAGATTCTGAGGATAGGGGGGAGGAGAGCagaccaaagaaaaagaaagaggag GCTGATAAGCCTCGAGGCTTTGCAAGAGGGTTTGAACCAGAGCGGATTATTGGTGCCACAGATTCTAGCGGGGAGCTAATGTTTCTGATGAAGTG GAAGAACTCTGACGAAGCCGACCTGGTCCCTGCCAAGGAAGCGAACATCAAGTGCCCACAGGTGGTCATTTCATTCTACGAGGAGAGGCTGACATGGCACTCCTACCCCTCAGAGGATGACGACAAGAAGGACGACAAGAActag